Proteins from one Streptomyces sp. 840.1 genomic window:
- a CDS encoding PRC-barrel domain containing protein — protein sequence MSSVWMYGQYSGYKFGQSLAGFTVEAADGSVGHVDRQQDQPGMQHLVVDTGLWKFGRSVLIPAGVVTAIDTEAQTVKVAPPREEIKAAPRFTTDSETADPDYLSAVGDYYLSLQPTPST from the coding sequence ATGAGCAGTGTGTGGATGTACGGGCAGTACAGCGGCTACAAGTTCGGGCAGTCGCTGGCCGGCTTCACCGTGGAGGCCGCTGACGGAAGCGTCGGACACGTTGACCGTCAACAGGACCAGCCCGGTATGCAGCACCTGGTGGTCGACACGGGCTTGTGGAAGTTCGGCAGGAGCGTGCTGATCCCGGCCGGCGTCGTCACTGCCATCGACACCGAAGCGCAGACGGTGAAAGTCGCACCGCCGAGGGAGGAGATCAAAGCCGCTCCACGCTTCACCACCGACAGCGAGACAGCCGACCCTGACTACCTGTCTGCGGTCGGCGACTACTACCTCTCCCTCCAACCGACGCCTTCGACCTGA
- a CDS encoding phosphotransferase family protein, which produces MKREQLGSAARAALGGGRRLETVERVAGGSKKGVYRLVMDDATTAIAYLWDGAENYWPAAEGDDDLTDPFSPGLGLDLFQAAHARLDALGVRVPAVRLVDRDGTHCPADLAIVEDLPGESLQELLARDPGAAAPVMARLAESLEAMRRHRAPAYGKVAVVDGGGTSRVTSCEGVVLDRALRDLAEAASRDSRIAAARDRLEERLLILAAAVQPRAEYAVVHGELGPDHVLVDESGDPVTIDIEGLMYFDVEWEHVFLRIRLHDAYQRLEVDGLDEDRLALYMLAQRLSLTAGPLRLLDGDFPYRAFMAGIAEYNLKQALELAHA; this is translated from the coding sequence GTGAAGCGGGAGCAGTTGGGGAGTGCAGCGCGGGCCGCGCTGGGCGGCGGTCGGCGACTGGAGACGGTCGAGCGGGTCGCGGGCGGCAGCAAGAAGGGCGTGTACCGCCTGGTGATGGACGACGCGACGACAGCGATCGCCTACCTATGGGACGGCGCCGAGAACTACTGGCCGGCAGCCGAGGGCGACGACGACCTCACCGACCCGTTCTCGCCCGGTCTCGGGCTCGATCTATTCCAGGCCGCGCACGCCCGGCTGGACGCGCTCGGCGTTCGCGTTCCAGCAGTCCGGCTCGTCGATCGCGACGGTACTCATTGCCCGGCCGACCTTGCGATCGTCGAGGACCTTCCGGGTGAGAGCCTGCAGGAGTTGCTCGCGCGGGATCCAGGTGCTGCTGCTCCGGTTATGGCGCGGCTCGCGGAGTCGCTGGAGGCGATGCGACGTCACCGCGCACCGGCGTACGGCAAAGTGGCAGTGGTCGACGGAGGAGGAACCTCGCGCGTCACGTCGTGCGAGGGAGTAGTTCTCGACCGTGCGCTGCGGGACCTTGCCGAGGCGGCGTCGCGCGATTCGCGGATCGCGGCCGCCCGCGACCGCCTGGAGGAGCGGCTGCTGATCTTGGCGGCGGCGGTGCAACCACGCGCGGAGTACGCGGTCGTGCACGGCGAACTGGGCCCCGACCACGTGCTTGTGGACGAGAGCGGGGACCCCGTGACGATCGACATCGAGGGATTGATGTACTTCGACGTCGAGTGGGAGCACGTGTTTCTGCGAATCCGCCTGCACGATGCCTACCAGCGGCTGGAGGTGGATGGCTTGGACGAGGACCGGCTGGCGCTCTACATGCTCGCGCAGCGTTTGTCTCTGACGGCGGGTCCGCTGCGGCTGCTCGACGGCGATTTCCCTTACCGGGCGTTCATGGCGGGCATCGCCGAGTACAACCTGAAGCAGGCATTGGAACTGGCCCACGCCTGA
- a CDS encoding poly-gamma-glutamate hydrolase family protein, with protein MITTSRRSVLTVLAAAGLGTALPATLGAAPASAATDLYSSNTDLYQKLAGREGIDFARRYQRHAYIDNDQATRPGSYARTAILALHGGGIEVGTSELCLGIAGYTPKDLTPHYGTGAPLHDYWMFEGMRTSGGNSELHVTSTHCDDRVALSLAAGALNAVSVHGCTAAQAGAPASRPEAVVIGGLNSVLRQYLGEALRAAGVQTIEGSADGDIDGVHPSNICNRTLLGMGAQLELTTELRVSMFGTNTLKGRAGSVNAEFWKFTDAVRAAVARMEADPSQAVL; from the coding sequence ATGATCACCACTTCCCGACGTTCCGTCCTGACCGTCCTCGCCGCCGCCGGCCTCGGCACCGCGCTCCCCGCCACGCTCGGTGCCGCGCCCGCGTCCGCCGCAACCGACCTGTACAGCTCCAACACGGACCTCTACCAGAAGCTCGCCGGACGCGAGGGCATCGACTTCGCGCGCCGCTACCAGCGCCACGCGTACATCGACAACGACCAGGCCACGAGACCGGGTTCGTACGCCCGGACCGCGATCCTCGCCCTGCACGGCGGCGGCATCGAGGTCGGCACCTCCGAACTGTGCCTGGGCATAGCCGGCTACACCCCGAAGGACCTCACACCCCACTACGGGACCGGGGCGCCGCTCCACGACTACTGGATGTTCGAGGGCATGAGAACCAGCGGGGGCAACTCCGAGCTGCATGTCACGTCCACCCACTGCGACGACCGCGTGGCACTCTCGCTCGCGGCCGGTGCCCTCAACGCCGTGAGCGTCCACGGCTGTACGGCCGCCCAGGCGGGCGCCCCCGCGTCCCGCCCCGAGGCGGTGGTGATCGGTGGCCTCAACAGCGTCCTGCGCCAGTACCTCGGCGAGGCCCTGCGCGCGGCGGGCGTCCAGACGATCGAGGGCTCCGCCGACGGCGACATCGACGGGGTCCACCCCAGCAACATCTGCAACCGTACCCTGCTCGGCATGGGCGCCCAGCTGGAGCTGACGACGGAGTTGCGGGTGAGCATGTTCGGCACCAACACCCTCAAGGGCAGGGCTGGTTCGGTCAACGCGGAGTTCTGGAAGTTCACGGACGCGGTGCGGGCGGCGGTGGCCCGCATGGAGGCGGATCCGTCCCAGGCCGTCCTCTGA
- a CDS encoding DEAD/DEAH box helicase produces MNPTRTSNRSSRARSRTADSGRGSRFNSAAPARFAAPARSGASGRSGGQGRRPAAVQGEFALPVTVTPALPAVEAFADLDMPGRLLAALTAQGVSVPFPIQGATLPNTLAGRDALGRGRTGSGKTLAFGLALLARTAGQRAEPRQPLALVLVPTRELAQQVSDALAPYARSVKLRTATVVGGMPIGRQANALRGGAEVVVATPGRLKDLIDRGDCRLDQVAITVLDEADQMADMGFMPQVTALLDQVRPEGQRMLFSATLDRNVDRLVRRYLSDPVVHSVDPSAGAVTTMEHHVLHIHGTDKHRTTTEIAAREGRVIMFLDTKRAVDKLTDHLLASGVRAAALHGGKAQSQRTRTLNQFKTGHVTVLVATNVAARGIHVDNLDLVVNVDPPTDHKDYLHRGGRTARAGESGSVVTLVTPNQRRDMTRLMTAAGIVPQTTQVRSGEEALGRITGAQAPSGIPVTITAPVVERRRRSAPSRGRRSPASAARRVSAHQSSFDAAA; encoded by the coding sequence CCGCCGATTCCGGTCGGGGCAGCCGCTTCAACTCGGCCGCCCCGGCCCGTTTCGCTGCCCCGGCCCGTTCCGGCGCCTCAGGCCGCTCGGGTGGCCAGGGGCGGCGGCCCGCCGCGGTCCAGGGCGAGTTCGCCCTGCCGGTCACGGTCACTCCTGCGCTGCCCGCTGTCGAGGCCTTCGCCGACCTTGACATGCCGGGCCGGCTTCTCGCCGCGCTGACCGCGCAGGGGGTGAGCGTTCCGTTCCCGATTCAGGGTGCGACCCTGCCCAACACCCTCGCGGGCCGCGACGCCCTGGGGCGTGGGCGCACCGGCTCCGGCAAGACCCTCGCCTTCGGCCTGGCCCTGTTGGCCCGCACTGCCGGGCAGCGCGCCGAGCCCCGCCAGCCGCTGGCCTTGGTCCTCGTCCCGACGCGTGAGCTGGCCCAGCAGGTGAGCGACGCCCTGGCCCCCTACGCCCGTTCGGTCAAGCTGCGCACGGCCACCGTCGTCGGCGGAATGCCGATCGGCAGGCAGGCCAACGCGCTGCGTGGTGGCGCCGAGGTCGTCGTGGCGACGCCGGGCCGGCTCAAGGACCTCATCGACCGCGGTGACTGCCGACTCGACCAGGTCGCGATCACCGTGCTGGACGAGGCCGACCAGATGGCCGACATGGGCTTCATGCCCCAGGTCACCGCGCTTCTGGACCAGGTCCGCCCCGAAGGCCAGCGGATGCTGTTCTCCGCCACCCTGGACCGCAACGTCGACCGCCTGGTCCGCCGCTACCTCAGCGACCCGGTCGTCCACTCGGTCGACCCCTCTGCCGGTGCGGTCACGACGATGGAGCACCACGTCCTGCACATCCACGGCACCGATAAGCACCGGACGACGACCGAGATCGCGGCACGCGAAGGCCGGGTGATCATGTTCCTGGACACCAAGCGGGCCGTGGACAAGCTCACCGATCACCTGCTGGCCAGCGGTGTCCGGGCCGCCGCCCTGCACGGCGGGAAGGCGCAGTCGCAGCGCACCCGGACCCTGAACCAGTTCAAGACCGGGCATGTCACCGTGCTGGTGGCCACGAACGTCGCCGCCCGCGGCATTCACGTCGACAACCTCGACCTCGTCGTCAACGTCGACCCGCCGACCGACCACAAGGACTACCTCCACCGCGGCGGCCGTACCGCACGGGCGGGGGAGTCCGGCAGTGTCGTCACCCTGGTCACCCCCAACCAGCGCCGTGACATGACCCGCCTCATGACCGCTGCCGGCATCGTGCCCCAGACCACCCAGGTCCGCTCCGGCGAGGAGGCACTCGGCCGGATCACCGGTGCCCAGGCCCCTTCCGGTATTCCGGTGACGATCACAGCGCCGGTGGTCGAACGGCGTCGCCGCAGCGCGCCCTCACGAGGCCGGCGCAGCCCCGCCTCGGCGGCCCGGCGTGTGAGCGCGCACCAGTCCTCCTTCGACGCGGCGGCCTGA
- a CDS encoding serine protease, which produces MRKPLLATLATLTFGAAALAGTTATATAAPAGGGQAASGVATPGTRPDAGTATHAGTRAASFAGTVALSNCSGSLVRMPNSQPADPALVMTNGHCLETGFPSAGQVITGKSSTRSFTLLNASAGSAGTLKASQVVYATMTDTDVTLYRLTKTYAQIQQSSGIAPLTLSAAHPVQGHPVNVVSGYWKKVYSCSVDGFAYRLKEDQWTWKDAVRYTPECQVIGGTSGSPVIDTMTGEITAINNTTNESGGQCTLDNPCEVNEQGTVTVRKGIGYAEETYGIPACFTTGNKLNLAAAGCALPKPAGTR; this is translated from the coding sequence ATGCGCAAGCCTCTCCTCGCCACTCTGGCCACGCTCACCTTCGGCGCAGCTGCCCTGGCCGGAACCACGGCCACTGCCACCGCCGCCCCGGCCGGGGGCGGCCAGGCCGCCTCCGGCGTCGCGACGCCGGGCACACGACCCGATGCGGGAACGGCGACCCACGCAGGAACTCGGGCCGCCTCCTTCGCCGGCACGGTCGCACTCAGTAACTGTTCGGGCTCCCTGGTCCGCATGCCGAACTCGCAGCCGGCGGACCCTGCCCTGGTCATGACGAACGGTCACTGCCTCGAAACCGGCTTTCCCAGTGCAGGCCAGGTCATCACCGGCAAATCCTCGACCCGCAGCTTCACGCTGCTCAACGCCTCGGCGGGCAGTGCCGGAACACTCAAGGCGAGCCAGGTCGTCTACGCGACGATGACCGACACCGACGTGACGCTCTACCGGCTGACCAAGACGTACGCCCAGATTCAGCAATCCAGCGGGATTGCCCCGCTGACGCTGTCCGCCGCCCACCCGGTACAGGGCCATCCGGTCAACGTGGTCTCCGGCTATTGGAAAAAGGTCTACTCCTGCTCGGTCGACGGGTTCGCGTACCGTCTGAAGGAGGACCAGTGGACGTGGAAGGACGCCGTCCGCTACACCCCGGAGTGCCAGGTAATCGGCGGCACTTCAGGCTCTCCCGTCATCGACACGATGACGGGAGAGATCACGGCGATCAACAACACCACGAACGAGAGCGGTGGACAATGCACCCTCGACAACCCCTGCGAGGTGAACGAACAGGGCACCGTCACCGTCCGCAAGGGCATTGGCTACGCCGAGGAGACATACGGCATACCGGCGTGCTTCACCACGGGCAACAAACTCAACCTGGCGGCAGCGGGGTGCGCACTACCGAAACCGGCGGGGACACGATGA
- a CDS encoding MerR family transcriptional regulator: protein MTADDSFERLDDDDYPAYTVGRAAEMFGTTPGFLRAIGEARAITPLRSQGGHRRYSRYQLKIAARVRELVDQGDSVQAACRIVILEDQLEEAMRINEELRGSPSTPRPRASA from the coding sequence ATGACAGCAGACGACTCCTTCGAGCGTCTCGATGACGACGACTACCCCGCCTACACCGTGGGCCGCGCCGCCGAAATGTTCGGCACCACACCCGGCTTCCTCCGCGCCATCGGCGAAGCCCGCGCCATCACCCCACTGCGCTCGCAGGGCGGACACCGCCGCTACTCCCGCTACCAGCTGAAGATCGCGGCCCGGGTCCGCGAGCTCGTCGACCAGGGAGACTCGGTCCAAGCGGCCTGCCGCATCGTCATCCTCGAAGACCAGCTCGAAGAAGCCATGCGCATCAATGAAGAACTGCGCGGCTCGCCCTCCACGCCACGACCCCGGGCCAGTGCCTGA
- a CDS encoding helix-turn-helix domain-containing protein yields the protein MTGNLETFQDELAASGFPPLVNKLAGAGFRGRIATRDLGPLRLVSLVTPESACIGRERDASDGENLAVKVMTRGRTRIEQGRGDAELGPTDLVLLDPTRTLRFESTAAAHVTILVPRRELRIRPAQIDRLIGVRIDGSRGPGALVSVLARESAWSVTEFREAEALRSAAAVVELIAVALEARLGDEQPAPDEWLRSRIAGYIETRLADPDLSPPGIAATHNISVRRLHKLFEDQPLTVAALVRRRRLERCRAELTGSGRTVTAVAARWGFSDPTHFSKLFKATYGYNARALVTSNRAQTTKTRTAGPDKDGGDQGRQ from the coding sequence GTGACCGGCAACCTTGAGACGTTCCAGGACGAGCTGGCCGCCAGCGGGTTTCCGCCGCTGGTCAACAAGCTGGCCGGGGCCGGCTTCCGGGGCCGGATCGCCACCCGTGACCTCGGGCCGCTGCGGCTGGTCTCCCTCGTTACGCCCGAGAGCGCCTGCATCGGGCGGGAACGCGATGCCTCCGACGGCGAGAACCTGGCGGTCAAGGTGATGACCCGGGGCCGGACGCGGATCGAGCAAGGGCGCGGCGACGCCGAACTCGGGCCGACCGACCTGGTACTGCTCGATCCCACGCGTACGCTCCGGTTCGAGAGCACCGCCGCGGCGCACGTCACCATCCTGGTTCCGCGCCGGGAGCTTCGGATCCGGCCCGCGCAGATCGACCGGCTCATCGGCGTACGCATCGACGGCAGCCGCGGCCCGGGCGCTCTCGTCTCCGTGCTGGCCCGGGAGTCGGCGTGGTCGGTGACCGAGTTCCGCGAGGCGGAGGCGCTGCGGTCGGCGGCGGCCGTCGTCGAGCTGATCGCGGTCGCACTGGAGGCCCGGCTCGGCGACGAACAACCGGCCCCGGACGAGTGGCTGCGGAGCCGGATCGCCGGCTACATCGAGACCCGGCTGGCCGATCCCGATCTGTCCCCGCCCGGCATCGCCGCCACCCACAACATATCCGTACGCCGGCTGCACAAGCTGTTCGAGGACCAGCCGCTCACCGTCGCGGCCCTGGTCCGCCGTCGCCGCCTGGAGCGCTGCCGGGCCGAGCTGACCGGAAGCGGACGTACGGTCACCGCCGTGGCCGCCCGGTGGGGATTCTCCGATCCCACCCATTTCAGCAAGCTCTTCAAGGCGACGTACGGCTACAACGCCCGTGCACTGGTAACCAGCAACCGTGCACAGACGACCAAGACGCGCACAGCCGGCCCGGACAAGGATGGTGGTGACCAAGGCAGGCAATAG
- a CDS encoding cupin domain-containing protein — translation MAKVNIVRPGEGEILGSGAQQIRILENGEHTDHRLGFAEVTIPPGTPSPLQHRHAQHDEGFYVLAGTFRFTVGEDQYDAGPGTWVIVPTGAPHTFANVGDENAVMLNTFTPDLYVQYFRDFKAMIDSGQPVNAETMQPLWKNYATEISNEYAS, via the coding sequence GTGGCGAAGGTAAACATCGTCCGCCCCGGTGAGGGCGAGATCCTCGGCAGCGGGGCGCAGCAGATCCGCATCCTGGAGAACGGCGAGCACACCGACCATCGGCTGGGGTTCGCCGAGGTCACCATTCCGCCGGGCACCCCGAGCCCGTTGCAGCATCGTCACGCCCAGCATGACGAGGGCTTCTACGTGCTGGCGGGAACTTTCCGGTTCACCGTCGGCGAGGACCAATACGACGCCGGGCCGGGCACCTGGGTCATCGTGCCGACCGGGGCGCCGCACACGTTCGCCAACGTCGGCGACGAGAACGCGGTCATGCTGAACACCTTCACGCCGGACCTGTATGTGCAGTACTTCCGCGACTTCAAGGCCATGATCGATTCCGGGCAGCCGGTCAACGCCGAGACCATGCAACCGCTCTGGAAGAACTACGCCACCGAGATCTCGAACGAATACGCCTCGTGA
- a CDS encoding PP2C family protein-serine/threonine phosphatase: MEDRGIDELGEALAAAEAAPPVESVDVIAASLRRQLGARSVSFLITDFTGASVVRLGASDGIDLERSADPIAVSGTVYDEVIRTQRPQVETVEGGAWTRVIAPVTNRGDALGLLELLLPHRPSPETLLRIRRSAHALSYIVIANRPFTDLYQWGRRTSPLSLAAEIQHRLLPTSLACEAAQFAVAGALEPAQHVGGDTFDYVIDRDHVQLSVTDAMGHDVDAALLATLLVGALRRARRQGADLAEQAQSADQAVAEHSGGRYVTGQLLRIGLHDGRTEFINAGHPWPLRLRGGKVEEIAPAVDMPFGFTAPHTYTVQELDLQAGDRLIMLTDGMLERSAADLDLPALIESTQDLHPREAARVLIEHVVHAHDGLLHDDATVMCLDWYGTKSTRRDADHGADLAEASPTAGPHTSPAELADPRS, from the coding sequence ATGGAAGACCGCGGAATCGACGAGCTGGGTGAGGCACTGGCCGCGGCGGAGGCCGCACCGCCGGTGGAGTCCGTCGACGTCATAGCCGCTTCTCTGCGAAGACAGCTCGGGGCCCGGTCGGTGTCGTTCCTGATCACCGACTTCACCGGCGCCTCCGTCGTCCGCCTAGGCGCCTCGGACGGCATCGACCTGGAGCGTTCAGCAGATCCGATCGCCGTCTCGGGCACGGTATACGACGAGGTGATCCGCACCCAACGGCCACAAGTGGAGACCGTAGAGGGCGGTGCGTGGACGCGGGTGATCGCACCGGTCACCAATCGCGGGGATGCGCTCGGGCTGCTGGAACTCCTTCTGCCCCACCGCCCCAGCCCGGAGACCTTGCTGAGAATCCGCCGGAGCGCCCATGCCCTGTCCTACATCGTCATCGCGAACCGGCCCTTCACCGACCTGTACCAGTGGGGCCGGCGTACCTCCCCGCTGAGTCTGGCCGCCGAGATCCAGCACCGGCTGCTGCCCACGTCGCTGGCCTGCGAGGCAGCCCAGTTCGCGGTCGCCGGGGCCCTGGAGCCGGCCCAGCATGTCGGCGGCGACACCTTCGACTACGTCATAGACCGCGACCACGTCCAGCTGTCCGTCACCGACGCCATGGGACACGACGTGGACGCCGCGCTCCTGGCCACCCTCCTCGTCGGAGCACTGCGCCGCGCCCGCAGGCAGGGGGCTGATCTGGCCGAGCAAGCGCAGAGCGCCGACCAGGCCGTGGCCGAGCACAGCGGCGGCCGCTACGTCACCGGACAGCTGCTGCGGATCGGCCTGCACGACGGCCGAACCGAGTTCATCAACGCCGGCCACCCCTGGCCCCTGCGCCTGCGCGGCGGGAAAGTCGAGGAGATCGCACCAGCCGTCGACATGCCCTTCGGCTTCACAGCACCGCACACCTACACGGTCCAGGAACTGGACCTGCAGGCCGGGGACCGTCTGATCATGCTCACCGACGGAATGCTGGAGCGCAGCGCAGCGGACCTCGATCTGCCGGCCCTCATCGAGAGCACCCAGGACCTGCACCCGCGGGAGGCGGCCCGTGTCCTGATCGAGCACGTCGTTCACGCTCACGACGGGCTCCTGCACGACGACGCCACCGTGATGTGCCTGGACTGGTACGGCACCAAGTCCACCCGTCGCGACGCCGACCACGGGGCTGACCTCGCCGAAGCCTCCCCCACGGCCGGACCGCACACCTCGCCCGCAGAGCTCGCGGATCCGCGAAGTTGA
- a CDS encoding CBS domain-containing protein — MTLVQMQPRPLDATAAGRTVADAMDSAGPQVCDDMTVEVALSVMASARTGHLLVCDDSGLCTGLVTQDQLTAARDGSAYTDRVRLRDILGDRGPVTSPVTSMAEAGQMMRCSHVDALPVVDEHGSALGVLALAR, encoded by the coding sequence TTGACGCTGGTCCAGATGCAGCCCCGCCCGTTGGACGCCACGGCCGCAGGCAGGACGGTGGCCGACGCCATGGACAGCGCCGGCCCGCAGGTCTGTGACGACATGACTGTCGAGGTGGCCCTGTCCGTCATGGCCAGTGCCCGCACCGGGCATCTGCTTGTCTGCGACGACAGCGGCCTGTGTACCGGACTGGTCACCCAGGATCAGCTCACAGCAGCCCGAGACGGCTCCGCATATACGGACAGGGTCCGGCTGCGGGACATCCTCGGCGATCGAGGGCCGGTCACCTCGCCTGTGACCTCCATGGCCGAAGCCGGGCAGATGATGCGCTGCAGCCACGTCGACGCCCTGCCTGTGGTCGACGAACACGGCAGCGCCCTGGGCGTCCTCGCCCTCGCCCGCTGA
- a CDS encoding SCO5918 family protein has product MRCVIARFPFDLTRSGVLESMKGIKPEHASGESVIIGRRTYPVKQVGQVITRQDRRDFSAGEVLRAMAQLGFTCRELPQAPAPTRVPNPLQQASAMLGAAVAA; this is encoded by the coding sequence ATGCGCTGTGTCATCGCCCGCTTCCCGTTCGACCTCACCAGGAGCGGCGTCCTGGAATCGATGAAGGGCATCAAGCCCGAGCACGCCTCCGGCGAGTCCGTGATCATCGGCCGACGCACCTACCCCGTCAAACAGGTCGGACAGGTCATCACACGCCAGGATCGCCGCGACTTCAGCGCGGGAGAAGTCCTGCGGGCCATGGCCCAGCTCGGCTTCACGTGCCGCGAACTACCCCAGGCCCCCGCGCCCACCCGGGTTCCCAACCCGTTGCAGCAGGCTTCCGCGATGCTGGGCGCCGCTGTGGCCGCCTGA
- a CDS encoding NADP-dependent oxidoreductase, translating into MKRLQYDRYGGPEVMRLAEFEPPRPGPDEVLVRVRAAASNALDWKMRNGGMKLMTGRSFPRAMGHDFAGVVEAVGSGVTRLKAGDAVLGRARFRQAGAFAEMVTAPEKAVVLKPVDLSYEQAAALPTVGVTAYQATAEVRPGQAVFVNGCLGGVGRAAVQFARARGASVAGSCRNPAADEAHELGVEPVVGFGFDPAALAERFDLVLDTPGMLPFAAARTLLKPGGTIVDIVPTPAKMIRSALPGPFRAMMGRPVAADLEEVARTLRLPIARTVPLAEAIPALTELEREQRPKGGKLVIAMAGS; encoded by the coding sequence GTGAAGCGCCTTCAATACGACCGCTACGGCGGCCCGGAGGTGATGCGGCTCGCTGAGTTCGAGCCACCACGCCCGGGTCCGGATGAGGTTCTCGTCCGCGTCCGAGCGGCGGCTTCCAACGCGCTGGACTGGAAGATGCGCAACGGCGGGATGAAGCTGATGACCGGCCGCTCCTTTCCCCGGGCGATGGGGCACGACTTCGCCGGAGTCGTCGAGGCGGTCGGCTCCGGCGTCACCCGCCTGAAGGCCGGCGACGCGGTACTCGGCCGGGCTCGGTTCCGGCAGGCGGGGGCGTTCGCCGAGATGGTGACGGCCCCGGAGAAGGCGGTCGTACTCAAACCGGTGGACCTTTCGTACGAGCAGGCCGCCGCGCTGCCGACCGTGGGCGTGACCGCCTACCAGGCCACGGCGGAGGTCCGTCCCGGGCAGGCGGTCTTCGTCAACGGGTGCCTGGGCGGGGTGGGCCGGGCCGCCGTCCAGTTTGCCCGGGCGCGGGGAGCCTCGGTCGCCGGCAGTTGCCGCAACCCTGCGGCTGACGAGGCCCACGAGCTCGGCGTCGAGCCGGTCGTGGGTTTCGGCTTCGACCCGGCCGCCCTCGCTGAACGGTTCGATCTCGTCCTCGACACGCCCGGCATGCTTCCCTTCGCCGCGGCCCGAACGCTGCTGAAGCCCGGCGGAACCATCGTCGACATCGTCCCGACCCCGGCCAAAATGATCAGAAGCGCACTGCCCGGCCCGTTCCGGGCGATGATGGGCCGGCCGGTGGCCGCAGACCTGGAGGAGGTGGCCCGGACCCTGCGCCTGCCCATCGCCCGTACGGTCCCGTTGGCCGAGGCGATTCCCGCCCTGACGGAGCTGGAGCGCGAGCAGCGCCCGAAGGGCGGCAAACTGGTCATCGCCATGGCCGGAAGCTAA